One Hordeum vulgare subsp. vulgare chromosome 4H, MorexV3_pseudomolecules_assembly, whole genome shotgun sequence DNA window includes the following coding sequences:
- the LOC123449189 gene encoding uncharacterized protein LOC123449189 has protein sequence MGLQWMLLTCVVGAEAAVAALVTLPAPRAVRAQIVGLTSMLLQPLAGVLPFAAFQLLDIYWKNEHRLICTGEMCTSEERVRFEKSIFKSQRNVILCVSVFILYWSIYRICKFNKDIKALEEVEKRIKEE, from the exons ATGGGGCTGCAGTGGATGCTCCTGACGTGCGTGGTTGgggcggaggcggcggtggcCGCGCTGGTCACGCTCCCGGCGCCGCGGGCCGTGCGGGCACAGATCGTCGGGCTCACCTCGATGCTTCTGCAGCCCCTGGCCGGCGTGCTCCCCTTCGCCGCCTTCCAGCTACtcg ATATCTACTGGAAGAACGAGCACAGGCTGATTTGCACGGGAGAGATGTGCACCTCCGAGGAGCGTGTCCGCTTCGAGAAATCC ATTTTCAAGTCCCAGAGaaatgtcatcctttgtgtttcgGTGTTTATCCTTTATTG GTCCATCTATCGTATTTGCAAGTTCAACAAGGACATTAAGGCACTGGAGGAGGTTGAGAAGCGCATCAAGGAAGAGTAG